A window from Bufo bufo chromosome 1, aBufBuf1.1, whole genome shotgun sequence encodes these proteins:
- the TM4SF5 gene encoding transmembrane 4 L6 family member 5: protein MCTGKWSRFVGLSLLPMAFISMIANLLLMFPNGETKWTNHIALQVWLMAGLLGSGLFMLCPSCNAIRAGGKGCCGEGCCGNRCRMLRSTISSIFGGLGSFYCIAVSGVALSDGPMCNVNDPSVSAANWGYHLKGLNESYLFNKTSWNDCIQPPNIVLWHIVLFSILLGIGALEFVLCATQLINSLMGIMCGDCRKKGKNEG, encoded by the exons ATGTGTACAGGAAAATGGTCCCGCTTTGTGGGGCTCTCGCTCCTACCCATGGCTTTTATTAGTATGATTGCCAACCTATTGTTGATGTTTCCTAATGGCGAAACCAAATGGACCAACCATATTGCGCTTCAAGTCTGGCTCATGGCTGGTCTCCTGGGTAGTGGTCTTTTT ATGCTATGCCCGTCGTGTAATGCTATACGTGCTGGTGGTAAAGGCTGCTGTGGTGAAGGATGCTGTGGAAATAGGTGCCGG ATGTTAAGGTCAACCATTTCTTCAATATTCGGAGGACTTGGTAGCTTTTACTGCATTGCCGTATCAGGAGTGGCACTGTCTGATGGACCTATGTGTAACGTGAATGATCCCAGTGTTAGTGCGGCAAATTGGGGCTACCACCTGAAGGGCTTGAA TGAGAGTTACCTGTTTAATAAGACCTCATGGAATGACTGCATACAGCCCCCCAACATTGTCCTCTGGCACATCGTCCTGTTCTCCATTCTGCTGGGGATCGGAGCTCTGGAGTTCGTCCTCTGCGCTACTCAACTAATTAACAGTCTCATGGGAATAATGTGTGGAGACTGCAGGAAGAAAGGAAAG AATGAAGGCTGA